A DNA window from Nitrospirota bacterium contains the following coding sequences:
- the infB gene encoding translation initiation factor IF-2, protein MAMIRVNELAKTLAVKNREILAVIEQMGIEGKTHSSNLSPELVEKITAKLTTKTPEQDTASKSKPFNKQRPQQPQAARPVAPAEASAGQKPLEQRQKPHEQKMQSHNKPPAKFPAAAPLAVSAAVPATPAVAPGVEEEEEVVIPDRFKKKVDIEKVDRVKPKLSMQRAFQSIRKVEQKKIFDTRPGKKSSKGRQMQKGMGLKQPLLPTAPRKKIIKIQEGATVSDFAHLIGQKISEVIKKFMELGTMPTINQVVDMDAALMVAEAFGIKVEAAEVENYEATDEVADDENLIPRPPVVTIMGHVDHGKTSLLDALRKTKVTESEAGGITQHIGAYKVRLKGKEIVFLDTPGHEAFTSMRARGAKVTDIVVLVVAADDGVMPQTVEAIDHARAANVPIVVAINKIDKGNADVDRIKKELSEHEVISEEWGGKNIFVQVSAKKLIGIEDLLEMIVLQAEMMELRANPDKPARGVVIESRLDKGRGAVATVLIQSGKLRVSDIFVTGFSFGKVRALVDDEGAKITEAGPSTPVEVVGFSDVPDAGESFMVVDEEKRARQIIMARRQKTQTTQAVHPKKLNLDELYAKIKEQAIKELNIIIKSDVQGSAEALKSSLENIKHEEVKVKVIHSSTGGINDSDVMLASASNAIIIGFNVRADAKSAKLAEREGVDIRFYNVIYDAIDDVKKALEGLLEPTLKEVILGTAEVKQTFFISKIGTVAGCLVTEGSVQRSSDGIRVIRDNIVIYDGKIDTLKRFKDDIKEALKGYECGIVVENYNDLQVGDILENYKIEKIAGKL, encoded by the coding sequence GTGGCTATGATAAGAGTTAACGAACTGGCAAAGACCCTTGCGGTAAAGAATAGAGAGATTCTTGCCGTCATTGAACAAATGGGCATTGAAGGCAAAACACATTCGTCAAATTTGTCCCCGGAGTTAGTGGAGAAAATTACGGCAAAACTGACAACTAAAACACCTGAGCAGGATACGGCTTCAAAATCCAAACCTTTCAATAAACAGAGACCTCAGCAGCCACAAGCTGCTCGCCCGGTTGCCCCTGCGGAGGCATCTGCCGGGCAAAAACCTCTTGAGCAAAGACAGAAGCCTCACGAACAGAAGATGCAGTCTCATAATAAACCTCCTGCCAAGTTCCCTGCTGCTGCGCCTTTGGCCGTTTCTGCGGCTGTGCCGGCCACCCCGGCAGTTGCGCCTGGTGTTGAAGAGGAGGAGGAGGTTGTAATCCCTGACAGATTTAAAAAGAAAGTTGATATAGAAAAAGTAGATAGGGTAAAACCAAAATTAAGCATGCAAAGAGCTTTTCAGTCAATAAGAAAGGTCGAGCAAAAGAAGATATTTGACACAAGACCAGGTAAGAAATCCTCAAAGGGCAGACAAATGCAAAAAGGCATGGGCCTAAAACAGCCTCTGCTTCCTACTGCGCCGAGAAAGAAAATAATAAAGATACAGGAGGGCGCCACTGTAAGTGATTTTGCCCATCTGATTGGCCAGAAGATATCTGAGGTTATTAAAAAATTCATGGAATTAGGCACTATGCCGACGATAAACCAGGTGGTGGATATGGATGCCGCTTTGATGGTGGCTGAGGCGTTTGGCATAAAGGTGGAAGCGGCTGAGGTTGAAAATTATGAAGCGACAGATGAGGTGGCAGACGATGAAAACCTCATTCCCCGCCCTCCGGTTGTTACCATCATGGGACACGTTGACCACGGTAAAACCTCCCTGCTTGATGCTCTGAGAAAAACTAAGGTTACGGAGTCTGAGGCAGGCGGCATCACACAGCACATAGGCGCATACAAGGTGCGGCTTAAGGGCAAGGAAATAGTGTTTCTGGATACACCCGGCCATGAGGCATTTACCTCTATGAGAGCGCGCGGCGCTAAGGTCACAGACATCGTGGTGCTCGTTGTTGCCGCTGACGACGGCGTTATGCCCCAGACTGTTGAAGCTATTGATCACGCAAGGGCAGCAAATGTCCCCATAGTTGTTGCCATCAATAAGATAGACAAGGGCAATGCCGACGTGGATAGAATAAAGAAGGAACTCTCCGAACACGAGGTAATTTCCGAGGAATGGGGCGGCAAGAACATTTTTGTGCAGGTATCCGCAAAAAAACTCATAGGCATTGAAGACCTCCTTGAGATGATTGTCCTTCAGGCCGAGATGATGGAACTCAGGGCAAACCCTGATAAACCGGCACGCGGAGTTGTCATAGAATCCCGTCTCGATAAAGGGCGCGGCGCTGTGGCCACAGTGCTGATTCAAAGCGGTAAACTCAGGGTTAGTGACATTTTTGTAACAGGGTTCAGTTTTGGGAAAGTACGGGCGCTGGTTGACGATGAGGGTGCAAAGATAACCGAGGCCGGGCCATCCACTCCTGTGGAGGTTGTGGGATTTTCTGATGTCCCGGATGCCGGTGAGTCTTTCATGGTTGTTGATGAGGAAAAGAGAGCCAGACAGATTATAATGGCAAGAAGACAAAAGACTCAGACAACACAGGCGGTGCATCCGAAGAAATTAAACCTTGATGAACTATACGCTAAGATAAAAGAACAAGCCATTAAGGAACTCAATATAATCATCAAGTCCGATGTCCAGGGCTCTGCTGAGGCATTAAAGAGTTCTCTTGAAAACATAAAGCATGAAGAGGTCAAAGTAAAAGTAATACATTCATCAACAGGAGGGATAAACGACTCCGATGTTATGCTGGCCTCGGCTTCTAACGCTATAATAATCGGTTTTAATGTAAGGGCTGATGCTAAATCCGCAAAGCTTGCCGAACGTGAGGGCGTTGACATACGTTTCTACAATGTTATCTACGATGCTATAGATGACGTCAAGAAAGCGCTTGAGGGACTTCTTGAGCCCACCCTTAAGGAGGTTATTCTTGGCACAGCAGAGGTGAAACAGACATTTTTCATTTCAAAAATAGGCACCGTGGCAGGATGTCTTGTTACGGAGGGTTCTGTGCAGAGGTCATCGGATGGTATCAGGGTAATCAGAGACAACATTGTCATTTATGACGGCAAAATAGATACGCTTAAGAGATTTAAGGATGATATAAAAGAAGCTTTGAAAGGTTATGAGTGCGGCATAGTGGTTGAAAACTATAACGATCTGCAAGTCGGTGATATTTTAGAAAATTACAAGATAGAAAAGATAGCAGGAAAGCTCTAA
- a CDS encoding YlxR family protein, protein MVPEHPQRTCVSCRAKKGKAELVRLVVVNGRLVYDSRRVLHGRGYHVCRNERCIDVLMKGKRLRKIFKVEVKVDGLQQLRELLISEEIT, encoded by the coding sequence GTGGTGCCTGAACATCCTCAAAGGACGTGTGTATCCTGTAGGGCCAAAAAGGGCAAAGCCGAACTTGTGAGGCTTGTTGTGGTAAATGGCAGGCTTGTATATGACAGCAGGAGAGTGCTTCACGGCAGAGGATATCACGTGTGCCGGAATGAACGGTGCATAGATGTGTTAATGAAAGGAAAACGGCTTAGAAAGATATTTAAGGTTGAGGTTAAGGTTGACGGCCTGCAGCAATTGAGAGAGCTGTTAATATCGGAGGAGATTACTTAA
- a CDS encoding EAL domain-containing protein — protein sequence MFDVSNFRISDLVMCNKHIRDFADVTKSMEQVANQITRFLYDSFCGNKGNNFALVRLFLVLPFKEIPPSLQHFVRENFKNTAVDENTLCLTLISTSGEKYEWNYRGLSEGHQVIPLSDEDSVNQIPMVKGIFEQLKIKLDDIRESNDILLSDKWNDLGYFHVDKAPGSNVVPAQDNFVIPYSIQSVMGFGGLLPNKKMFISIIFSKVHIEKSFSGIFRSISLSMLYALIRSNQDIFIDISVLHQDKEKSKSVTYSTTTNVINSLLKTTEEIVLEMGNALYSSLEELNQAKKTLEEHSLEITKTSQIQNIISSIMKISFKNIEISECLELSMDILFSIPWFSARSVGCIFLFDAPTQTLKLAARRNFPHQLLSPCKTVQIGKCLCGLAAYTGEIVFADSVDERHTIRFDGMGEHGHYCVPIKSKNNEILGVLNVDLNPGHKKHILEEQLLTSFTETLAYVIEKINITQRLQFLANYDSLTNIPNRNLLYDRLEQNLNFMKRYGGSIALIYVDLDKFKSINDNYGHDVGDIVLKMVASRIKECIRDVDTVARIGGDEFVILISKVEDDNEIERISERIIASLLEEMIIKSDKHRVGASLGVSIAPKNGNTSSDIFKKADIAMYLAKTTGGNRFLFYTDEMGQSLSERYKLENDIRFALDNNEIVIHYQPKIDIRTNRTIGVEALIRWQHPGLGLISPDKFIPIAEETGIIIQIEEWVLRTACSQLQQWKEQGLSYDISMAVNISMVHFAYNKFMETMSQIIYESNINPSMIEFEITESTAMHNIEKVSMVLKNFSDRGVKFSIDDFGTGYSSLSYLKYLPFNSLKIDKSFIKNISFDSEDFIIVKTIIDMAHNLKLNVIAEGVETVEQLELLKTLDCEIAQGFLFSKPVTPNNLFLFLQNELKNP from the coding sequence ATGTTTGATGTTTCGAATTTTAGAATATCTGATTTAGTTATGTGTAATAAACACATACGTGATTTTGCCGACGTCACTAAGTCTATGGAACAGGTAGCAAATCAGATAACAAGATTTCTTTATGATAGTTTTTGTGGAAATAAAGGCAATAATTTTGCATTAGTCCGTCTTTTCCTTGTATTACCTTTTAAAGAAATACCGCCTTCTTTACAACATTTTGTCAGAGAAAATTTTAAGAATACCGCTGTTGATGAAAACACATTATGTCTGACATTAATTTCTACATCCGGAGAGAAATATGAGTGGAATTATCGTGGGCTTTCAGAGGGCCATCAGGTAATCCCTCTCTCTGATGAAGACTCTGTTAATCAGATACCTATGGTTAAAGGAATATTTGAACAGCTAAAAATAAAACTGGATGACATCAGGGAAAGTAATGATATTTTACTTTCAGATAAGTGGAATGATTTAGGTTATTTCCATGTTGACAAGGCACCAGGAAGTAACGTTGTGCCGGCACAAGATAATTTTGTTATTCCATATTCCATTCAATCGGTAATGGGGTTTGGGGGTCTGTTGCCAAATAAGAAAATGTTTATCTCAATTATATTTTCTAAAGTGCATATAGAAAAAAGCTTTAGTGGTATCTTTAGATCCATCTCGTTAAGCATGTTATATGCGCTTATCCGTTCAAACCAGGATATTTTTATAGATATTTCAGTATTACATCAGGACAAAGAAAAATCAAAGAGCGTTACTTATTCCACTACCACAAATGTCATTAATAGTCTTCTGAAAACAACAGAAGAGATTGTTTTAGAAATGGGAAATGCTTTGTATAGTTCATTAGAAGAGTTAAATCAAGCTAAAAAAACCCTGGAGGAGCATTCTCTTGAAATAACCAAAACTAGTCAGATTCAAAATATCATTAGCTCTATCATGAAAATTTCTTTCAAAAACATCGAAATATCTGAATGCTTAGAACTCTCAATGGACATACTGTTCTCTATCCCCTGGTTTTCCGCGAGATCTGTAGGATGTATCTTTCTGTTTGATGCACCAACGCAAACATTAAAATTAGCCGCAAGAAGAAACTTTCCTCATCAACTATTGTCTCCTTGTAAAACTGTTCAAATAGGCAAGTGTTTGTGCGGGCTTGCTGCTTATACAGGCGAGATAGTGTTTGCTGACTCAGTTGATGAACGCCACACTATCAGGTTTGACGGTATGGGTGAGCATGGGCATTATTGTGTTCCGATTAAATCAAAAAATAATGAAATACTGGGGGTGCTTAATGTTGATCTTAACCCTGGCCATAAAAAACACATTTTAGAAGAACAACTCCTGACAAGCTTTACAGAAACATTAGCTTATGTCATTGAAAAAATTAATATAACGCAGAGACTCCAATTCCTCGCTAACTATGATAGCCTGACCAACATTCCAAACAGAAACTTACTATATGACAGATTAGAGCAAAATTTAAATTTCATGAAACGATATGGCGGCAGCATTGCTCTTATTTATGTTGATTTAGATAAATTTAAGTCAATTAATGATAATTATGGCCATGATGTTGGTGATATAGTGCTTAAAATGGTTGCCTCCAGAATAAAAGAATGTATCCGTGATGTTGACACTGTGGCAAGAATTGGCGGCGATGAATTCGTAATACTCATATCAAAAGTTGAAGACGATAATGAAATTGAAAGAATTAGTGAACGGATTATCGCATCGTTACTTGAAGAGATGATAATAAAATCTGATAAGCATCGGGTAGGCGCTAGTTTAGGTGTGTCTATTGCCCCTAAAAATGGCAATACGTCTTCTGATATCTTTAAAAAAGCCGATATTGCAATGTACTTAGCCAAGACCACCGGCGGGAACAGATTTCTGTTTTATACCGATGAAATGGGCCAATCTCTGTCAGAAAGATATAAATTAGAAAATGATATCAGATTTGCCCTGGACAATAATGAGATTGTTATACACTATCAGCCTAAAATAGATATCAGAACCAATAGAACTATTGGCGTCGAGGCTCTCATAAGATGGCAGCACCCCGGGCTGGGTCTTATATCACCGGATAAGTTTATACCAATCGCTGAGGAAACTGGTATTATTATCCAAATTGAGGAATGGGTATTACGTACAGCCTGCTCACAATTACAACAATGGAAAGAACAGGGGTTATCTTATGACATAAGTATGGCTGTTAACATATCTATGGTCCACTTCGCATACAACAAATTTATGGAAACTATGTCTCAAATAATATATGAGTCAAACATCAATCCTTCAATGATAGAGTTTGAGATTACTGAAAGTACAGCGATGCATAACATTGAAAAGGTATCCATGGTTCTTAAGAACTTCAGTGACAGAGGCGTTAAATTTTCTATTGATGATTTCGGTACGGGGTATTCATCATTAAGCTATTTAAAGTATCTTCCATTTAATTCACTTAAAATTGATAAATCTTTTATTAAGAACATTTCTTTTGATTCTGAGGATTTTATAATAGTGAAAACCATTATAGATATGGCTCACAACCTGAAATTAAACGTGATTGCTGAGGGTGTGGAAACAGTTGAACAACTTGAATTATTAAAAACTCTCGACTGTGAAATAGCTCAGGGATTTTTATTTAGCAAACCTGTAACCCCAAATAATCTATTTCTTTTTCTGCAGAATGAATTAAAGAATCCTTAG
- a CDS encoding SPASM domain-containing protein, whose translation MKKLKTIDEIPKDHRVSIYGSGQSGIMLKNLLEELRPDIRIVCFLDSFNSGEKEGLKVVNIRDAFQIKSLYDLILIASDFWKDIVSTLIQHKITENYKVVNCHKLKYYKEHFLSDKPLVPCHYYELFVKHDGYVYPCCITRDNSDMAIGHVTDDNLAQMIANFDGCCVCERSRFRKAVQGDIQKYVMLNFELDLACHSKCAMCCVSAPSWNGHYGQYESLTKLVDITMPKVIKVQGGEVLIQKKSLHWIDSIKQKYPNILFSLITNGNYRLSIINAVEKRFNKVAVSTIVGFQSETYKTITGLDLKRTIRFAEELVSRKRLVVTLAYLITPINVHEVTLFMKWAINTAPDIIHIYDSEIHQYINSDTFDSFWEKIFNRTAETFKTGLLALKSEILAKGTVIWISRRSMELLKIDRLFLKNNHLDKNVFLSNEAFSTIFDNALSGKENWGTGKSFL comes from the coding sequence GTGAAAAAACTTAAAACCATTGACGAAATACCGAAAGACCATAGAGTTTCCATTTATGGTTCAGGGCAATCCGGTATTATGCTTAAAAACCTGTTAGAGGAGTTGAGGCCGGATATAAGAATAGTTTGTTTTTTGGACTCTTTTAATTCCGGAGAAAAAGAAGGACTAAAGGTGGTAAATATAAGAGATGCGTTTCAGATAAAGTCCCTGTACGATCTTATATTGATCGCTTCGGATTTCTGGAAAGACATCGTTTCCACACTTATCCAACACAAAATTACCGAAAACTATAAAGTTGTCAACTGTCATAAGTTAAAATACTATAAAGAACACTTTCTTTCTGACAAACCTCTGGTACCATGCCATTATTATGAACTGTTTGTCAAACATGATGGATACGTTTACCCATGCTGCATAACAAGAGATAACAGTGATATGGCAATTGGGCATGTTACGGATGATAACCTTGCACAGATGATAGCGAATTTTGACGGCTGCTGCGTTTGTGAACGCAGCAGGTTTAGAAAGGCCGTACAGGGAGACATTCAAAAGTATGTTATGTTAAATTTCGAGTTAGATCTCGCTTGCCACTCAAAATGCGCTATGTGTTGTGTCAGCGCCCCATCGTGGAATGGTCACTATGGTCAATACGAATCACTAACAAAACTTGTAGATATTACCATGCCGAAAGTCATAAAGGTGCAAGGTGGAGAGGTTTTGATACAAAAGAAGTCTCTTCATTGGATTGACTCCATAAAACAGAAATATCCCAATATACTGTTTTCCCTTATTACAAACGGTAACTACCGGCTTAGCATTATAAATGCGGTCGAAAAGAGATTTAATAAAGTAGCTGTGTCAACAATAGTAGGATTTCAAAGTGAAACATACAAAACAATAACCGGACTGGATCTTAAAAGAACTATTCGTTTTGCCGAGGAACTTGTAAGCAGGAAACGTTTAGTGGTCACACTTGCCTATCTGATAACACCTATTAATGTGCATGAAGTTACTCTTTTTATGAAATGGGCTATTAACACAGCTCCCGATATTATCCATATCTATGATTCGGAAATCCATCAATATATAAACTCAGATACCTTTGACAGTTTTTGGGAAAAGATTTTTAATAGAACTGCCGAAACGTTCAAAACCGGACTTCTTGCTTTGAAATCGGAAATCCTGGCAAAAGGCACTGTTATCTGGATTTCCAGGCGGAGTATGGAGCTGCTAAAAATTGACAGACTTTTTCTGAAAAACAACCATCTTGATAAAAATGTGTTTCTCTCTAACGAAGCTTTTTCGACGATTTTCGATAATGCTCTTTCAGGTAAAGAGAATTGGGGCACGGGTAAAAGCTTTTTATAA